A window from bacterium BMS3Abin14 encodes these proteins:
- the ssuC gene encoding putative aliphatic sulfonates transport permease protein SsuC, translating to MKSLQRFERYAYPLVTSVIIIIIWDIASGHYPADLLPSPMSVVLTLKDLLGKGTLPENIGISLYRFFAGYLAAAATALPLGLLFGRYSRIWFAFDPIVQLLRPISPIAWLPLIVLWFGIGNLPTMVIVFIAAFFPILLSTVAAVHHVDRLYIDVARNFGLTERAILSKIVIPASFPYMITGMQIALGSGWVFLVVGEMLGVNSGLGYMIIDGRNSLRYEVVIAAILLIGGLGLILSKSLELIEKKVQIRWGVHNGTA from the coding sequence ATGAAAAGCTTGCAGAGGTTCGAAAGATACGCGTACCCGCTGGTCACATCCGTGATAATAATAATCATCTGGGACATCGCCAGTGGTCACTACCCCGCCGATCTGCTGCCCTCGCCGATGAGTGTTGTTCTGACCTTGAAGGATCTTCTGGGGAAGGGAACCCTTCCCGAAAATATCGGCATCAGTCTGTACAGGTTTTTCGCGGGCTACCTGGCTGCCGCGGCCACAGCCCTTCCGCTGGGCCTCCTGTTCGGCCGCTACTCCCGTATCTGGTTCGCATTCGATCCCATCGTCCAGCTTCTCAGGCCTATCTCGCCCATTGCATGGCTGCCCCTCATAGTGTTGTGGTTTGGTATAGGAAACCTGCCGACCATGGTCATTGTTTTTATAGCCGCTTTCTTTCCTATTCTGCTCTCAACCGTGGCGGCGGTTCACCATGTGGATCGGTTGTACATAGATGTCGCACGTAATTTCGGATTAACCGAACGGGCCATCCTCTCCAAAATAGTCATCCCCGCATCCTTTCCATACATGATCACCGGGATGCAGATAGCCCTGGGTTCAGGCTGGGTTTTTCTGGTGGTCGGCGAGATGTTGGGGGTGAACTCCGGCCTCGGCTACATGATCATAGACGGGAGAAACAGCCTGCGCTACGAGGTGGTGATAGCAGCGATCCTTCTCATCGGCGGTCTGG